A portion of the Cryptomeria japonica chromosome 5, Sugi_1.0, whole genome shotgun sequence genome contains these proteins:
- the LOC131043409 gene encoding probable disease resistance protein At4g27220: MLEKHVASTPSVAFLHQLQQHVANQPALEQITERMDSINLHTTLSASPNRKYIEEALIVGQDSASTRMMELIHSQQHKNVSRFGLVGKGGAGKTLLLKRLFNSHQVQTLFCNDLILWLTVSQTPSFNALRNALFKQIALKVNERLDSTEEDNVKTWLNQSMRKHKFALFLDDVWETSATSLLEELCVPLSPLHNSNIIIATSRSKTVLSQLGVPAPSIIQMQDLTEDDSWRLFSAHAFPHGDGVLPVSIDQEIARRVCNECGGLPLAIKVVGQAMAGFSQSNEWEFALQRLQKDVTHSLSSRLRLSYDALSNLPGYGISLQLCFVCLAAFSEDEVIHTGIAVGYWMGEGLVAGPDPLQIGEIYVNLLADRCLIEPILKNQDGKVINFRVHDVLHHFLAHQIAEKEENCFFQAGKGLVEFPGDDCEGHIRISLRDNSLTKVPKAFGAPYIRSLLLTGNTSLTEIPKEVIRSMTALRVLDLSRTAIQSLPRNMGSLKHLVCLSLCCV; encoded by the coding sequence ATGTTGGAAAAGCATGTAGCTTCCACGCCTTCCGTTGCTTTTCTACATCAACTACAGCAGCATGTGGCCAATCAGCCAGCGCTTGAGCAGATTACAGAGAGAATGGATTCTATCAATCTTCATACTACTCTTTCAGCTTCTCCCAACAGGAAGTATATTGAGGAGGCACTTATTGTCGGACAAGATTCTGCATCAACCAGAATGATGGAGCTCATTCATTCACAACAGCACAAGAACGTGTCTCGTTTCGGCCTTGTTGGGAAAGGCGGGGCCGGTAAGACTCTACTACTTAAACGACTCTTCAACAGTCACCAGGTACAGACTCTCTTTTGCAATGACTTGATACTTTGGCTTACTGTTTCACAAACTCCATCTTTCAATGCTCTGCGAAATGCTCTTTTCAAACAAATAGCTCTTAAAGTAAACGAAAGACTGGACAGTACAGAGGAAGACAATGTGAAAACTTGGTTGAATCAAAGCATGAGAAAACACAAGTTTGCTCTGTTTTTAGATGATGTTTGGGAAACAAGCGCAACATCACTGTTAGAGGAGCTGTGTGTTCCTCTCTCGCCACTCCACAACTCCAACATCATCATTGCCACTTCCAGAAGTAAGACCGTGCTCTCGCAGTTGGGTGTTCCAGCTCCATCAATCATCCAAATGCAAGACTTGACTGAGGATGACAGCTGGAGATTGTTTTCAGCCCATGCTTTTCCACACGGCGATGGAGTTTTGCCAGTGAGCATTGATCAAGAAATAGCGAGGCGCGTTTGCAACGAGTGCGGAGGGCTTCCATTAGCCATCAAAGTAGTCGGGCAGGCAATGGCAGGCTTCTCTCAGTCAAATGAATGGGAATTCGCACTCCAGAGGTTGCAGAAAGATGTTACACACTCGCTTTCAAGCAGGTTGAGATTAAGCTACGACGCTTTGTCCAACTTACCAGGCTATGGCATTTCCTTGCAGTTGTGCTTCGTCTGCCTCGCTGCTTTCTCAGAAGACGAAGTCATCCATACTGGAATTGCTGTTGGGTACTGGATGGGAGAAGGGCTGGTGGCCGGACCGGATCCTCTACAAATTGGAGAGATATACGTCAATTTGTTAGCGGACCGATGCCTTATTGAACCAATCCTGAAGAATCAAGACGGAAAGGTGATCAATTTCAGGGTGCACGATGTATTACACCATTTTTTAGCACACCAAATTGCTGAAAAGGAAGAAAATTGCTTCTTTCaagcaggcaaaggcttagtagaGTTTCCCGGTGATGACTGTGAGGGACACATAAGAATTTCTTTAAGGGACAACAGTTTGACTAAAGTTCCAAAGGCTTTCGGAGCTCCCTATATCCGCTCCTTGCTACTCACTGGTAATACTTCTTTGACAGAAATTCCAAAGGAAGTAATTCGTAGCATGACCGCTCTCAGGGTCCTAGATTTGTCACGGACTGCAATCCAATCTTTGCCAAGAAACATGGGAAGTTTGAAGCATTTAGTGTGCCTGTCATTGTGCTGTGTGTAA